The following proteins come from a genomic window of Rutidosis leptorrhynchoides isolate AG116_Rl617_1_P2 chromosome 10, CSIRO_AGI_Rlap_v1, whole genome shotgun sequence:
- the LOC139872266 gene encoding uncharacterized protein translates to MMSSFFKELINNLNSIFSDTVSPSNYNTSIQNPNLSSNRSHTNMEGVENERAAYKLKGYFDLAKEEIDKAVRAEEWGLIDDAILHYHNSQRILSEAIGTPVPSYISSREQEKVKSYRQKISKWQGQVSERLLTLNRRSGGTSLNKNLSPRLQTTTVSPSNSNATKVVSQKASGPSLRGAMTRTQSSRTMNSKPVPESNDGLDPKLVEMINSVIVDRSPSVRWEDIAGLEQAKQALMEMVILPTKRKDLFTGLRRPAKGLLLFGPPGTGKTMLAKAVASESQATFFSISASSLTSKWVGEGEKLVRTLFAVAVSRQPSVIFMDEIDSVMSARTSSEHDASRRLKSEFLVQFDGVTSNSDDLVIVIGATNKPQELDDAVLRRLVKRIYIPLPDVNVRRSLLKHKLKGQAYSLPSGELERLVKDTEGYSGSDLQALCEEAAMMPIRELGSNILTVKADQVRRLTYGDFKKAMTVIRPSYVKSKWEELEQWNKEFGSN, encoded by the exons ATGATGAGTAGTTTTTTCAAAGAATTAATTAACAATCTCAACTCAATTTTTTCTGATACTGTTTCACCATCTAATTACAATACCTCAATTCAAAACCCTAATTTATCATCTAATCGATCACACACAAACATGGAAGGCGTAGAGAATGAACGTGCTGCGTATAAATTAAAAGGTTACTTTGATCTTGCAAAAGAAGAAATTGATAAAGCAGTTAGGGCTGAAGAATGGGGTTTAATTGATGATGCTATTTTACATTATCATAATTCGCAACGTATTTTAAGTGAAGCAATTGGTACACCTGTTCCTTCATATATTAGTTCTAG AGAACAAGAGAAGGTGAAATCGTATCGTCAAAAGATATCGAAATGGCAGGGTCAAGTTTCTGAGAGACTGTTAACATTAAATCGACGATCAG GTGGTACATCACTAAACAAG AACCTATCACCTCGGTTACAAACTACTACGGTGTCTCCATCGAATTCTAATGCTACAAAAGTGGTGTCACAAAAGGCATCTGGTCCTAGTTTACGCGGTGCAATGACACGGACTCAGAGTAGTAGAACAATGAACTCGAAGCCTGTTCCAGAATCTAATGATGGTCTTGATCCAAAATTGGTTGAGATGATAAATTCTGTTATTGTAGATAGAAGTCCATCTGTTAGATGGGAAGATATTG CTGGTCTTGAACAAGCTAAACAAGCTCTAATGGAAATGGTAATTCTTCCAACTAAAAGAAAAGACCTATTTACAGGCCTACGTAGACCAGCTAAAG GATTGCTTCTCTTCGGTCCGCCTGGCACTGGTAAGACGATGCTTGCTAAGGCAGTTGCTTCCGAATCACAAGCAACTTTTTTCAGCATCTCTGCCTCATCTTTAACATCGAAGTGG GTGGGAGAGGGCGAAAAACTTGTACGGACCCTCTTTGCAGTTGCTGTTTCTCGACAGCCTTCTGTAATTTTCATGGATGAA ATTGATAGTGTTATGTCAGCTAGAACGTCTAGTGAACATGATGCTAGCAGACGATTAAAGTCAGAGTTCCTAGTCCAGTTTGATGGGGTCACCTCAAATTCGGATGATTTAGTCATTGTTATCG GTGCAACAAATAAGCCACAAGAGTTAGATGATGCCGTCCTTAGGAGATTG GTGAAAAGAATATACATTCCCTTGCCAGATGTTAATGTTCGTAGAAGTCTCCTAAAGCACAAGCTCAAGGGACAAGCATATTCTTTACCGA GTGGGGAGCTGGAAAGACTTGTGAAAGACACCGAGG gatATTCTGGAAGCGATCTGCAAGCTTTGTGTGAGGAAGCAGCAATGATGCCTATAAGAGAACTTGGTTCCAACATTCTCACTGTCAAAGCTGATCAG GTGCGGCGATTAACATATGGAGATTTCAAGAAAGCGATGACTGTAATTCGACCAAGCTATGTAAAAAGCAAGTGGGAAGAGCTTGAGCAGTGGAACAAAGAGTTTGGGTCCAACTAA